One part of the Planctomycetia bacterium genome encodes these proteins:
- a CDS encoding cadherin repeat domain-containing protein, with protein MSRSLRARSSRRRLGLELLERRALLVCGGLSSFGDATGDGQVDLNDHAVMRAQFGASTEPEFPVLTADFDDDCDVDLTDFNYLKNNFWIRVGGNPIPTANISQDLVLEYNSGAFHIRNTTAAPISFVGYTVADPQGRLSSDFQNWDLLSNETATLGPGAIGLSTANPTPFSLSEIILPPRIATLAGNDSVSIGNPFPGVNPAELGDVSFMFLRAGSMTAEGSNVIAPTGSPVGTPMDVDAADNVVAEDASPGATVGITAFAAEPDASDTVVYILDNDAGGLFAIDATSGIVTLNGSVDYEGVRHFDIVVRAMSTDGSSSTASFGIDVSDLDEFDISSTVDQDDAPNVAAEDSVEGQSVGITAFAIDADGSAVLSYSLDDDADGLFTIHADTGVVMLAGPLNYEMATSHTIVARSTSSDGSSTVATWMIDVLDVDEFDVGLVADQDAAANAVLENSAVGTSVGIVAFAVDEDGSASVSYSLADDAGGLFAIDPTTGAVTVAGGLDFESAVSHAVTVRGESTDGSFSTEQFTIDVLDVDEFDVTPIVDQDGGANLVAENSAPGTPVGITAFAEDEDGSDAVFYSLEDDAGGLFAIDASTGVVSAAGEFGL; from the coding sequence ATGTCACGCTCGCTTCGCGCTCGCTCGTCACGTCGCCGACTTGGACTCGAACTCCTGGAGCGCCGCGCGTTGCTCGTTTGCGGCGGCCTGAGTTCCTTCGGCGACGCCACCGGCGACGGGCAAGTCGATCTCAACGACCACGCCGTGATGCGGGCACAGTTTGGAGCGTCCACGGAACCGGAATTCCCCGTTCTCACGGCCGATTTCGACGACGACTGTGACGTCGATCTCACGGACTTCAATTACTTGAAGAACAATTTTTGGATTCGAGTCGGCGGCAACCCTATCCCCACTGCCAATATCAGCCAGGATTTGGTTCTGGAATACAATTCCGGTGCGTTCCACATCCGCAATACGACGGCGGCGCCCATTTCCTTCGTTGGCTACACCGTCGCCGATCCCCAGGGAAGGCTTTCTTCTGACTTCCAGAACTGGGATCTCCTGAGCAACGAGACGGCCACACTCGGGCCAGGCGCGATTGGACTTTCGACAGCGAACCCCACTCCTTTCAGTCTCTCGGAAATCATACTTCCTCCGCGCATTGCCACGCTCGCGGGGAACGATTCCGTTTCGATCGGCAATCCATTCCCAGGCGTGAACCCCGCCGAATTGGGCGACGTCTCGTTCATGTTTCTGCGCGCCGGATCGATGACGGCAGAGGGCTCGAACGTGATCGCGCCAACGGGGTCGCCGGTCGGGACGCCGATGGACGTCGACGCCGCTGACAATGTAGTGGCCGAAGACGCTTCGCCCGGCGCCACGGTCGGCATCACGGCGTTTGCGGCTGAGCCGGATGCCAGTGATACCGTCGTCTACATTCTGGACAATGACGCTGGCGGGTTGTTTGCCATCGACGCCACGAGCGGCATTGTCACGCTCAATGGAAGCGTGGACTACGAGGGCGTCCGGCACTTCGACATCGTCGTCCGCGCCATGAGCACCGACGGCAGTTCCTCCACCGCCAGCTTCGGCATCGATGTCAGCGATCTCGACGAATTCGATATCTCCAGCACGGTCGACCAGGACGATGCGCCGAATGTGGCTGCGGAAGATAGTGTCGAAGGACAATCTGTCGGCATTACGGCGTTCGCGATCGACGCGGATGGTTCCGCGGTGCTGAGCTATAGTCTTGATGATGACGCGGACGGCCTGTTCACCATTCATGCGGACACAGGCGTGGTGATGTTGGCCGGCCCGCTGAACTACGAGATGGCCACGAGCCATACAATTGTCGCCCGATCCACGAGCAGCGACGGCAGCTCGACCGTAGCCACTTGGATGATCGACGTGCTGGACGTCGACGAATTCGACGTTGGACTGGTTGCCGATCAAGACGCGGCCGCGAACGCCGTGCTGGAGAATAGCGCGGTCGGCACGAGTGTCGGCATCGTCGCCTTCGCCGTGGACGAAGACGGTTCCGCCAGCGTAAGCTACAGCCTGGCCGACGACGCCGGCGGCCTCTTCGCCATCGACCCGACCACAGGCGCGGTGACCGTCGCGGGCGGTTTGGATTTCGAGTCGGCGGTCAGCCACGCAGTCACCGTTCGCGGCGAAAGCACCGACGGCAGCTTCAGTACGGAGCAATTCACGATCGACGTGCTAGACGTCGACGAATTCGACGTCACGCCAATTGTCGATCAAGACGGCGGCGCCAATCTTGTAGCGGAGAACAGCGCTCCCGGAACACCGGTGGGCATCACGGCCTTCGCCGAGGACGAAGATGGCTCGGACGCTGTTTTTTACAGTCTGGAAGACGACGCAGGCGGACTGTTTGCGATCGACGCATCAACCGGCGTGGTTTCAGCGGCCGGCGAATTTGGACTATGA
- a CDS encoding NYN domain-containing protein — protein sequence MVIRTAPLHAVHEDVTYAFVDGAYFRLAVQNLMGEFFQPPLEVDFQRLRGALGAKRLFYYDCVYNKRRRNESKPQAKQRILEKRRFLNGLRSLDGIHVRLGVIAGDGKRQRQKEVDVRLAVDMLDHAYRGTYHRALLLAGDRDFKPVVDAVVQTGALVRVMAEKRSLNSKLAFAADSFTHLTLPWLYNSMTSEFQVKQELPTMCSGGNIPPKDAVEVNASRPGLRLLQSPNALFWIELPNHNCWASFADRSRLEDFARVMAPR from the coding sequence ATGGTCATCCGAACCGCACCGCTGCACGCAGTTCATGAAGACGTAACATACGCTTTTGTGGATGGTGCTTATTTTCGCCTGGCGGTGCAGAACCTGATGGGTGAGTTTTTCCAGCCTCCTCTTGAGGTTGATTTTCAGCGGCTTCGCGGTGCCCTTGGTGCCAAGAGGCTGTTTTATTACGACTGCGTCTACAACAAGCGCCGCCGGAATGAATCAAAACCCCAGGCAAAGCAACGCATCCTCGAGAAGCGTCGGTTCTTAAATGGCTTGCGTTCGTTGGATGGCATACATGTTCGACTTGGCGTAATTGCAGGCGACGGAAAGCGACAACGCCAGAAGGAAGTGGACGTTCGTCTGGCAGTCGACATGCTAGATCACGCGTATCGCGGCACATATCATCGGGCGCTTCTTCTTGCTGGTGATCGAGATTTCAAGCCCGTCGTTGACGCCGTCGTGCAAACAGGCGCGCTCGTTCGCGTAATGGCGGAAAAGAGATCGTTAAACTCAAAGCTGGCATTCGCTGCCGATTCTTTCACACATCTGACGCTCCCTTGGTTGTACAACAGTATGACAAGCGAATTTCAGGTTAAGCAGGAGCTGCCAACGATGTGCTCCGGCGGTAACATTCCGCCAAAAGATGCAGTTGAAGTGAATGCGAGTCGGCCAGGCCTTCGACTCCTACAGTCGCCAAACGCGCTTTTTTGGATCGAGTTACCAAACCACAATTGCTGGGCTTCGTTCGCAGACCGGTCACGACTTGAGGACTTTGCCCGCGTCATGGCCCCGCGCTAG